The sequence below is a genomic window from Electrophorus electricus isolate fEleEle1 chromosome 5 unlocalized genomic scaffold, fEleEle1.pri SUPER_5_unloc_1, whole genome shotgun sequence.
ATAAAGATGAAGGCTAAGACAGCAAAAGTTATGTAATTCTTCAAACATGAATACTAAACGTACAATTCTGGCAAACCATGTCAATTACAATCCATTatactgatgtgtttatttgattcaCTGGAAGACAACGAGTGACTTGTGTTTGGAACATAGTCTTCCTTCCCAAAGTTATACTGACTTCTtatactgacattttttaaacatgtacagacaATTTTATTCCCTGGAAAgtaacatatacacaaacagacagacacacacaaacacacatatatcagaTATTTTGTCaactttcaaatataaaaggcacagcactattttcaaatataacagtgtactgtttttattttagttctgcACAAAGAGCAtacagcatgtatgtgtatatacgtgtacacgtgtgtgttcaaCTGTGTTATACACAATGCTGCAGTGGCCTGCTCTGCTTCAGCTTGCTCTTTACTGTGCTACACTTGACAGAGAGCTTTTCATGCTGCCTCTTGAGAATGTCTAGTTGGCTCTGCAGGTCCTCGCATGCATCCTTCACCTTCTCAAAATCCTGGAGCAGCTTCTTGTTTCTCAGCAGGCTGCAGCGCTGGCACAGGCGCAGATTGTCTGCACGCAGCTTGTCTTTAGTTATCATTACCCCTGCCAGAGCTTTCCGCTTGTTGCCGATCATTGCCTTTATCTTGGCCAGATTGGCTAGTTTGGCCTGGATCTCCAGCTCCACAAAGTTGATCGTTTCTTTGAGATGTGACTGGAACTGAGAGTGGAGGTACACAATACTGAGATTATTTTCTATGCCTTCAGGACTCTACTGTACAATACATCTTCCCATCCTACTCCGTGGCAAtaaatttactgcattttcagttttaaatgtggGCTCGAAATTTCCAAGTTTTGTGGTGGGATTTATGGGATGGGTCTTGTTATGTTTTCAAGTCTACTTGACAGTTCCATGGCTATCTAAAAAATCAACAGAACTTGCACCCACATTAGTCTTAATCTACTGAGTTTAATAGGACGTCATACCTCTCTAGTGCTGGTCATTCCTTTCTTTATTCGAATAACCTCCTCTTCATACTCCAAGATCATAGTCTTATAATTctcattttcaaatttcagtttttcagccTTTGTCCTCTCCTCCAGTTCTCCAATAGCTTCTTCCCGGCTTTGTACCCTCATCTGCAGCGCAAGGTTCCGTATTTTTGCAGCAGTGAGCTTAGTCTCCGTCTTCTGCTCAGCTGCAAGGAGCCGTTTCACCTCAACAAGAGCTGCCCGCTTTCCCAGCCGCCGGGCGACAGCCGCAACGACTACTTCTTGCATCATCATGATGAAGGCTTGATATTCACAGTCCCactgcttcttcttctcctggcACCGGGGCCGGAGTTCTTCAACTTGCTGCTGGTAGAGCTGTGATTTGCACTGCCACTGCAACTTTAGGTCCTCTAGAATTTTTAGCTGGTCCTGGTAGCCATGGCGACTCCGCCATGTACACACAGGCATTGGCACGTTTTCCCTCTCCAACCAGTCAGCTATTATCATCTGCTGCTCGCTGTTCAACTGCCAGAGTTCATCCCTTTCTGACAGGAGGCTCTGCAGAAGCGCTTGGTGTTCCTTATACTCAGCTTCAAGATtatatctctccatctccagctgCTCTTTGGAAGCTTCACTGTCATGACATCCATCCAGACCAGTCTTCTGCAGCTGCTCATATGAACCTAAATTTACGGGGCAGAGTTATACTAAAGAATCATCCAGTTCTATTAATTAACAGATGGCAACAGCTGATTTGAAATTGAGCTATGTTCAGATGAGAAGgctcagtttaaaaatatattacgaCTCTTCATATGAAACCATGTGTTAAAAACCAACAGGAATTAATTGCCATGTAATTTTCTCTAGAATGTATAGACTTTAtagttctttacctttttttctctgaaatggtAGTGGATGGCT
It includes:
- the LOC118240882 gene encoding coiled-coil domain-containing protein 96-like produces the protein MEKRKRGCTKLPPIRPNHSAQKANNVQALDVGVHSPETRDSTHFAPLVLPPINGSHPLPFQRKKGSYEQLQKTGLDGCHDSEASKEQLEMERYNLEAEYKEHQALLQSLLSERDELWQLNSEQQMIIADWLERENVPMPVCTWRSRHGYQDQLKILEDLKLQWQCKSQLYQQQVEELRPRCQEKKKQWDCEYQAFIMMMQEVVVAAVARRLGKRAALVEVKRLLAAEQKTETKLTAAKIRNLALQMRVQSREEAIGELEERTKAEKLKFENENYKTMILEYEEEVIRIKKGMTSTREFQSHLKETINFVELEIQAKLANLAKIKAMIGNKRKALAGVMITKDKLRADNLRLCQRCSLLRNKKLLQDFEKVKDACEDLQSQLDILKRQHEKLSVKCSTVKSKLKQSRPLQHCV